The window ACCAAGCAGCAGCTCGCTGAAGCCATCGCCCAGAAACGCGCCGAATTGCTCCTCAACTGGATTCCCATTAATAAAGGAGAGCTCATCTACGTGGACGCGGGCACCGTCCACGCCATCGGCCCGGGCTCCATCCTGGTCGAGACCCAGCAGAACTCCGACACGACGTACCGCCTCTACGACTACGGCCGCCCCCGCGAGCTGCACGTCGAGCAGGGTCTGATGGCGGCGAAAGAGAAGACAAGGGCCGGGAAAGTAAAGCCATCGGTGGTAGAGGAGGACCCTACTAGGGTCAGGCTTCTGGTATCGCCCCCTAGCATTCGCCTGGTGCAATCGCCCTGTTTCGAGATTTGGAAGCGCCACTTAGGGCCGGGGTCGATGGTTGGCCGGAACGACAGGGTCGCGAATTTCAGGATCGTTGTCGCTTTAAGCGGAGGCGGCAGAGTGAACGAAAACCTACCAGGGGTAAGCTCCGTTGCTTTCCATCCGGGAGATGTCATTGTCATTCCCGCGTCTGTCTCGATATACGAGGTGGAAGGGCAGTGGGAAGCTGACGTGCTCGATATAACGCTTGCCCCTACAGGCGCGACAGCCCAACCCGAAACCTCCCTCACCGGATTCGACACCGCCGCCGAGCCCTGAATGTTTTCCTTCGTGTCCTTCGTGTTAACGTAGCCTGCCCTGAGGCGAAGCCGAAGGGTGTCCTTTGTGGTGAGCTTCTGATTTGACTCGCAACCCGCAACTCGCAACCCGCAACTTCTATCCCGTCATCCTCGCCGGCGGACGCGGCACCCGCTTCTGGCCGCGCAGCCGCAAGCGCACCGCCAAGCAGGTCCTGGCCCTCGACGGCACCAAGACCATGATCCAGGACACGGTGGCCCGCCTCCTGCCGCTGGCGCCCCTCTCGAATTTTTGGGTCATCACCAACAACGACCTGCGCGACGTCATTGCCCGCCAGGTTCCCAAGCTGAAGAAAGAACGGGTCATCGCCGAGCCCGTCGGCCGCAATACCGCGCCCGCCATCGGCCTCGCCGCCTTCATCCTGGAGCGCCTTGATCCCGACGCCGTGCTCGGCCTCTTCCCCGCCGACCACGTCATCCTCGACGCCGCCCGCTTCCGCAAGGTTGTAACCAAAGCCGCCGCAATCGCTGCTGCCGGCGAGAACATCGTCGTCATGGGCATGCAGCCTACTCGCCCCGAGACCGGTTACGGGTATATCGAATCCGGCGCGAAGTGGAAGTCCGGTGTGCTTCACGTTCATCGCTTTACCGAGAAACCGAACCTGGAGAAGGCCGAAGAGTTCCTCGCCTCCGGCAATTATTTCTGGAACAGCGGCATGTTCGTGTGGCGCGCCCGCACACTGACCAGCGCCCTCCGCGAGCACTTGTCGGGGACCGCGCCCTATCTTGAAAAGATCGCCCGCAGCTACGGTACCCGCCAGTT of the Terriglobales bacterium genome contains:
- a CDS encoding type I phosphomannose isomerase catalytic subunit, which gives rise to MTELYPFLLEPEFKERPWGARDLSPIYDKKAEGQPIGEAWLTADTCKVANGPLKGRSLQDLCREYGKAFLGDNCPNTSRFPLLIKFLFPREKLSVQVHPDDEAARQIGQPCGKTECWYVLDAQPGAQVGLGLKPGITKQQLAEAIAQKRAELLLNWIPINKGELIYVDAGTVHAIGPGSILVETQQNSDTTYRLYDYGRPRELHVEQGLMAAKEKTRAGKVKPSVVEEDPTRVRLLVSPPSIRLVQSPCFEIWKRHLGPGSMVGRNDRVANFRIVVALSGGGRVNENLPGVSSVAFHPGDVIVIPASVSIYEVEGQWEADVLDITLAPTGATAQPETSLTGFDTAAEP
- a CDS encoding mannose-1-phosphate guanylyltransferase, whose amino-acid sequence is MTRNPQLATRNFYPVILAGGRGTRFWPRSRKRTAKQVLALDGTKTMIQDTVARLLPLAPLSNFWVITNNDLRDVIARQVPKLKKERVIAEPVGRNTAPAIGLAAFILERLDPDAVLGLFPADHVILDAARFRKVVTKAAAIAAAGENIVVMGMQPTRPETGYGYIESGAKWKSGVLHVHRFTEKPNLEKAEEFLASGNYFWNSGMFVWRARTLTSALREHLSGTAPYLEKIARSYGTRQFAATLRRLYPKCENISVDYAVLEPRSAKGEHASNLFCIPADFGWNDLGSWAALYEHHAVIRGKAGKDGNVIEGADSVVLDASGNYIYAPKKFVAAVGVENLVVVETEDALLITTRDRAQDVGKVVKHLDTKKLTRLL